A single Gemmatimonadota bacterium DNA region contains:
- a CDS encoding FtsQ-type POTRA domain-containing protein has protein sequence MKLHRTHPAVRLMPGLAAGLLVSVAAAGLAMGSLALSEWTKTSTAFNLDNIDVSGNRIVGKEDIITISGLERGRNIWSADLSETERRLMLDRRFKQVSVTRRLPGSVVVLVEELQPIAFVQLDRLYGVSEHGELIFLTPGNGLPDLPVITVDASSYRQAQGAAESEDRSFETLRDAMLANPEMARALYLMRVLRTMSPGMYDELSEIHVSSSDDPIAYMVEGGLAILFGTGHYPRKIEMLRRTVERLEADAIRTRQIDLRFKDQVIVRPIVSNRSGGGRS, from the coding sequence ATGAAGCTGCACAGGACGCATCCCGCGGTCAGGCTGATGCCTGGGCTCGCGGCCGGCTTGCTCGTCTCGGTCGCGGCGGCCGGACTGGCCATGGGCAGCCTGGCGCTGTCCGAGTGGACGAAGACCTCGACGGCGTTCAATCTGGACAACATCGACGTCTCGGGGAACCGCATCGTCGGCAAAGAAGATATCATCACGATTTCCGGTCTCGAGCGGGGGCGGAACATCTGGTCGGCCGACCTCTCGGAGACCGAAAGGCGCCTTATGCTGGACCGGAGGTTCAAACAGGTCTCGGTCACCAGGAGACTGCCCGGTAGCGTCGTGGTCCTTGTGGAGGAACTGCAACCGATCGCTTTCGTGCAGCTGGACCGGCTTTACGGCGTCTCGGAACACGGCGAGTTGATCTTCCTGACGCCCGGCAACGGGCTGCCGGATCTTCCCGTGATCACCGTCGACGCTTCAAGCTACCGGCAGGCGCAGGGTGCCGCGGAGTCGGAGGACCGCAGTTTCGAAACGCTGAGAGACGCCATGCTGGCCAATCCGGAGATGGCTCGCGCACTCTACCTGATGCGGGTGCTCAGGACGATGTCTCCAGGGATGTATGACGAGTTGTCCGAGATACACGTGTCCAGTTCCGATGACCCGATCGCCTACATGGTCGAAGGCGGTCTGGCCATACTGTTCGGGACGGGCCACTATCCGAGGAAGATCGAGATGTTGAGAAGGACGGTGGAACGGCTGGAAGCCGATGCCATCCGTACCCGCCAGATCGACCTGCGGTTCAAGGACCAGGTTATCGTCCGGCCGATCGTATCCAACCGGTCCGGAGGCGGGAGATCGTAG